CACTCGGCAAGCAATTGGACATGCCTGTATTCTCCCTTGGGGATCAGGTGAGTCCTGTTGAGATTGCAAGAAAAGCTGTCGAACACGCCAAGGAAGAACATCATGATTATGTTCTTATTGATACGGCAGGCCGTCTTCATATCGATAATGAACTGATGGATGAACTGCAGCAGGTGAAAGCGGAAGTCAAACCGGACGAAGTTCTGCTTGTCGTGGATGCGATGACCGGTCAGGATGCTGTCAATGTGGCAGAGAGTTTTAACGAGCAGCTGGAGCTCTCCGGCGTGGTTCTCACTAAGCTTGATGGCGATACTCGCGGTGGTGCTGCGATTTCTGTTAAGGCCGTGACGGATACTCCAATTAAGTTTGCGGGTATGGGCGAAAAAATCGATCAGCTTGAGCCGTTTCATCCGGAACGCATGGCCTCAAGAATCCTCGGTATGGGCGATGTTTTGTCTCTCATCGAGAAAGCCCAGACAGGTGTGGATGAAGATAAAGCGCGTGAGCTTGAGCGTAAAATGAGGACGAATGATCTGTCGTTTGATGACTTCCTCGAACAGCTGGCTCAAGTAAAGGAAATGGGTCCTCTTGATGAGATCCTGAATATGATGCCTGGAGCCGGAAAGATGAAAGGCTTGAAAAATGTGCAGGTGGATGACAAACAGCTTGCGCATATTGAGGCGATTGTAAAATCGATGACCAAGTATGAACGGGAAAATCCGTCTGTGATGAATGCGAGCCGTAAGAAACGGATTGCAAAAGGCAGTGGCCGATCCATTCAGGAAGTGAACCGGCTTTTAAAGCAGTTTGAAGAAATGAAGAAAATGATGAAGCAGATGACAGGCATGCAAAAAGGCAAAGGGAAGAAAAAAGGCGGTTTTCAGATGCCGTTTATGTAAAAACGATTAGCCCATCTGAGGCTTCAGACAGCCATTTGGATGCGTTTTGAAAAGATTTTTATGTGGTGTTAAGGTTTTTTCCTTTACTAGGGTTGATCAATTGGTTGTTCTATGATAATATACGTAATTGTGCGAAAGATATTTGGAGGTGAAACACATGGCAGTAAAAATTCGTTTAAAGCGTATGGGAGCGAAGAAATCTCCGTTCTATCGTGTGGTTGTAGCAGATTCACGTTCACCACGTGATGGTCGTTTTATTGAAGAAATCGGGACCTATAACCCATTAACCAATCCAGTTGAATTCAAAGTGGACGAAGAGTCTGCATTGAAGTGGATGCTTGATGGTGCTAAGCCTTCCGATACAGTCCGTAACCTGTTCTCTAAAGCAGGCTTGATGGAAAAGCTTCACAATGCAAAAAACGAAAAGTAATGTTCGTTTCATTGCGTGGAAATAATCCAGGCAGGTGAGTGACATGAAAGAGCTCGTGGAGTCGATTGCCAAAGCACTTGTTGATCATCCTGATGATGTGGTGGTCTCAGAGAGCGACAATGGAAAAGCCATAACGCTCAAACTCGAGGTTCACCCGGATGATATGGGAAAAGTCATCGGTAAGCAGGGGCGGATTGCAAAAGCAATACGTGCCGTTCTGAATGCCGCGGGCACCCATCAAAACAAGCGGGTACAACTGGAGATCGGATAATCAAAAGGCGAAGGACCTGTTCCTCGCCTTTTTTCCGTATTAACAGAGGCAACTGCGGGTTTTTTATGATAAAATATTTCGTGGAACGGATCATTCAGTGGAGGTGCACTATGCAAATTATTAAAAAAGTCGTTGTGAAACAAATTTTAACGGAAGACAGCCGTGATCGGCTTAAAGAACAATTCCTATCCCGCCAGTACCAGCTGACGAAAGAGCTGAAGCAGTTGGAGTTTGTCCTTCATAAGAAAATGAAGGAAAATACGTCACAGAACTATCAGCAGTCGCTGAAAGCCAGCTTTGACAAGGAAGTTGCGAAAAGAAAAGAGCGGCTTCGTCAGCTCGAACTGAAACTCGGTCAGCTTGATGAACTTGAACTTGGTTCTGAACTGCGTGAGGGAACGATTCAGATGATTGAGGAAGTTGAAGAAGGCGACAACTGGGATGAAGTCATGAAAGGTACTGAAATTGTCATTAAAGACGGCCTCGTTCATGAACTTCGAAGCGGAGGCTTCGAGGATGAGTAAGTGGCTCAATGTGGGGAAGATTGTCAATACCCACGGGATCCACGGAGAAGTCCGCGTTATCTCAAGGACCGATTTTAAAGAAGAACGCTATGCCAAGGGCAGGGAGCTCTTTTTGTATAACCCTGAAAAGGACCACCGGACTTCGGTTACGGTGGTTTCCTGGCGTCAGCATAAGCAGTTTGATTTGCTGACATTCGAAGGGTATACGAATGTCAATGATGTAGAAGGATTCAGGGATCACCTCTTGCAGGTCGATGGGGATGATCTGGACGATCCTATGGAAGAGGATGAATTTTATTACCATGAAATCATCGGTTTGTCTGTTGTGGATGAACAGGGTATCGAGATCGGCCGCGTGAAGGAAATTCTGAGCCCGGGAGCGAATGACGTCTGGGTGGTTCAGAGACAAGGAAAGAAAGATGCCCTCATTCCATACATTGATGACGTCGTATTGTCTGTCGATCTTGAAGACGGTGTTGTCCACGTCCGGATTCCGGAAGGATTGATTGATGAATGAAGATGTCGATCATGACGCTGTTTCCTGAGATGTTTGAGGGCGTATTTGGTCACTCGATTTTAAAGCAGGCTCAGGAGAAAGGCATCGTTTCTTATGATGTCATCAACTTTCGGACGTTTTCTGAGGACAAACACCAGCGTGTTGATGATTATCCATACGGAGGCGGAGGCGGGATGGTCCTGACTCCTCAACCGCTTTTTGATGCTGTTGAGAGTGTCAAGAAGACCAAGGATCAAGCGCCGAGGGTCATTC
This genomic window from [Bacillus] selenitireducens MLS10 contains:
- the rimM gene encoding ribosome maturation factor RimM (Essential for efficient processing of 16S rRNA), which encodes MSKWLNVGKIVNTHGIHGEVRVISRTDFKEERYAKGRELFLYNPEKDHRTSVTVVSWRQHKQFDLLTFEGYTNVNDVEGFRDHLLQVDGDDLDDPMEEDEFYYHEIIGLSVVDEQGIEIGRVKEILSPGANDVWVVQRQGKKDALIPYIDDVVLSVDLEDGVVHVRIPEGLIDE
- a CDS encoding KH domain-containing protein encodes the protein MKELVESIAKALVDHPDDVVVSESDNGKAITLKLEVHPDDMGKVIGKQGRIAKAIRAVLNAAGTHQNKRVQLEIG
- the rpsP gene encoding 30S ribosomal protein S16, with the translated sequence MAVKIRLKRMGAKKSPFYRVVVADSRSPRDGRFIEEIGTYNPLTNPVEFKVDEESALKWMLDGAKPSDTVRNLFSKAGLMEKLHNAKNEK
- a CDS encoding YlqD family protein, with product MQIIKKVVVKQILTEDSRDRLKEQFLSRQYQLTKELKQLEFVLHKKMKENTSQNYQQSLKASFDKEVAKRKERLRQLELKLGQLDELELGSELREGTIQMIEEVEEGDNWDEVMKGTEIVIKDGLVHELRSGGFEDE
- the ffh gene encoding signal recognition particle protein → MAFEGLSERLQSSIKKMKGKGKVSEEDVKEMMREVRLALLEADVNFKVVKKFVADVKERAVGQDVMESLTPGQQVIKVVNEELTRLMGGEQSKINTASKPPTVVMMVGLQGAGKTTTTGKLANYLRKNHNRKPLLVAADIYRPAAIKQLETLGKQLDMPVFSLGDQVSPVEIARKAVEHAKEEHHDYVLIDTAGRLHIDNELMDELQQVKAEVKPDEVLLVVDAMTGQDAVNVAESFNEQLELSGVVLTKLDGDTRGGAAISVKAVTDTPIKFAGMGEKIDQLEPFHPERMASRILGMGDVLSLIEKAQTGVDEDKARELERKMRTNDLSFDDFLEQLAQVKEMGPLDEILNMMPGAGKMKGLKNVQVDDKQLAHIEAIVKSMTKYERENPSVMNASRKKRIAKGSGRSIQEVNRLLKQFEEMKKMMKQMTGMQKGKGKKKGGFQMPFM